The genomic window CTGTTTAGTTGAGGAGTTTTAGTTACAGGTAGCGTCATCGGTTTAGAGATTAGATAACCCTGTACAAAAGTTGCTCCTCGCTCTTTTACCCACTCAAATTCTTCGATACATTCAATCCCTTCGGCGACTGTTTTAATATTCAAATGCCCCGTAATTTCTAATATTTTCTCCGTTACCATTGCTTTGTAAGGATCTTTATGCACATTGCGAATTAGACTCATATCTAACTTGATTAAATCTGGACGCAACTCGTGGAGTAAATTTAAGTTAGAATATCCAGCCCCAAAATCATCTAATGCCATCAAAAAACCTGCTTCCCGATAAACATCTAGAATGCCTTTGAGGTGATTAATGTCTTGGACATGATCTGATTCTACTACTTCAAAAACTATCTGTTCATGAGCAATACCTGCTTCATCAATTGTTTTCATCGTTGAACGCAAACAAGAAGCTGGATCATAAATCGAAGTAGGAGAGAAATTGATAAAAATCCGCTCCTTAATTTGATGTCGCTTTGCCTCACGAATAGCACTGCGCCGTCCCATTAAATCTAGCTGTACAAGAATACCTGCACTTGCGGCTAATGGGAAAAATTTACCAGGAGGAATTAGACTGCCATCCTCTGCCAACCCGCGTAGCAATGATTCTTGACCAAATACACGTGATGTATCTTCTGCATATACAATTGGTTGGAATTGGCTAGTAACACGGTCTGCGGCTAGCATATCTAGTACCCAACTAGACTGCTTGAGACTAATAAAACGTGATAATAATGTAGTTCTAGAGATATCACGAAGTTTAGGTTCTCCAGCATGAGTCATGAACAACGCTTGTGTGTTGTGCAACTCATTTTTAGTCAAAATTCCCGCTAGGGTGTTAAGACAGTTTTCGATTTTAGTTGCTTGTAAAGAAATTGCTAGACATTGCCCTTCATCTTTGAGTTGGTAATCCAGTTCAGCTTTACGCAGGTAGTGAGTTACCTTGA from Oculatellaceae cyanobacterium includes these protein-coding regions:
- a CDS encoding EAL domain-containing protein, coding for MNTIKPVNFCDRCESLPQKIEDSGNLYLWFPSGHSLIKVTHYLRKAELDYQLKDEGQCLAISLQATKIENCLNTLAGILTKNELHNTQALFMTHAGEPKLRDISRTTLLSRFISLKQSSWVLDMLAADRVTSQFQPIVYAEDTSRVFGQESLLRGLAEDGSLIPPGKFFPLAASAGILVQLDLMGRRSAIREAKRHQIKERIFINFSPTSIYDPASCLRSTMKTIDEAGIAHEQIVFEVVESDHVQDINHLKGILDVYREAGFLMALDDFGAGYSNLNLLHELRPDLIKLDMSLIRNVHKDPYKAMVTEKILEITGHLNIKTVAEGIECIEEFEWVKERGATFVQGYLISKPMTLPVTKTPQLNRENLVAS